In the genome of Phragmitibacter flavus, the window CGGTGATTTCGGACTGTTCGGAGTGGGAGATCTTGATGCACTGGCGGGTGCTGCCCGGGATGCGGACGAAACGGTCTTCGAGTTTTTTGGCGATGAAGAGTCGTTCGAAGATGGCGGTGTTGTCGTGTCCGAGGAAGCCGCTGACAGCGACACGATGGCCGAGGTCGGAGAGCGCGGAGGCAACGTTGATGCCTTTGCCACCGGCGTGGCTGTGCATGGATTCAACGCGGTTGGTGGCTCCGGCGGTGAAGCCGGGGATGAGGACCGTGCGGTCGATGGCGGGATTTAGGGTGATGGTGACAGAGGCAAGCATAGAAAGGATAAAGGATAAGGGATAAAGGCTAAAATGGGGGAGGCTGAATGTGGCTGCATCGTCCTCGTCCTCGGATGGAGATTGGAGTGGGGAGTAGGAGTAGGAGGAGGAGTAAGAGTAGAGTGCGTTGGGTTAGTTGGGGATGGTGAGTGTTTGTTTGGCGAGGGGTGTCGAGGACGAGTTCGAGTAGGAGGACGAGGACGATTTTAAGCTAGCGCGCGAACCTCGGAAGCGGTGGAGAGAGTGAGGGCCTTTTGGGCAAGGGATTGGGTTTTGGCTTTGGAAGTGGTGCGGAGGCGGGCTTTGACGGCGGCGATGCTGGGGAGGGACATGCTGAGTTCAGTGACGCCCAGGCCGGTGAGGATGAGGGCTCCGAGGGGATCACCGGCGACACCGCCGCAGACGCCGACCCATTTGTTTTCTTTGGTGGCGGCACGGACGGTTTGGTCGATGAGACGCAGGACGGCGGGATGGAGGCCGTCGACGTTTTTGGCGAGGGCGGGATGCATGCGGTCCATGGCCAGGGTGTATTGGGTGAGGTCGTTGGTGCCGATGGAAAAGAAGTCGACTTCTTTGGCAAATTCAGCCGCCATGAGCACGGCGGAGGGGACTTCAATCATGATGCCCATGTCGACGGGATCGGCACCGATCTCCAGACGGACTTTTTCGGCGACTTCGCAGGCGGCATGCCAGTCTTCGAGGGTGGCAATCATGGGGAACATGATCTTGACGGGTCCGTTTTGGCTGGCGCGATAGATGGCGCGGAGTTGGGGGAGGAAGAGGTCGGGTTCGCGCAAACAAAGACGGATGCCGCGGACGCCGAGGAAGGGGTTGTCTTCTTTGGCGAGGGGATGATAGGGTAGGACTTTGTCGCCGCCGATGTCGAGAGTGCGGATGATGAGGGGAAGGCCGTTGAGGGCGCGGATCATCTCGGTGTAGGCGGCGTATTGCTCGTCTTCGGTGGGGGCGGATTCGCGATCGAGGAAGAGGAATTCGGTGCGCAGGAGGCCGATGCCTTCGGCTCCGGCTTCGACGGCGGCGGCTGCTTCGGCGGCTTTGCCGATGTTGGCGACGATTTCGACGCGGTGGCCGTCGGTGAGGATGGCGGGCTGGTAGCGGGTTTGATTTTCGGTTTCGCGCTGGGAGTGGAGGTCGTGGCGGAAGGCTTCGGCGGATTCGAGGTCGGCGGTGGTGGGGTGGAGATGCAGTTGGCCGGCGCTGCCGTCGATGATGCAGACCGCTTGATTTTTGAGTTCGAGGATGGCGGGTCCGGTTCCGACGATGGCGGGGATGTCGAGGGAACGGGCGATGATGGCGGTGTGGGAGGTGGGGCCGCCCAGGGCGGTGCAGAGGCCGAGCACGCGGGTGGGGTCGAGTCGGGCGGTGTCGGAGGGCGTGAGGTCGTCGGCGACGAGAATGACGGGGTGATCGGGAAGGATGAGTTCGGCGTGGGTGGCTCCGGCGAGGGCGCGGAGGACACGTTGGCCGACATCGTGGAGGTCGACGGCGCGGGCGGCGATTCGTTCGTCGGCGAGCGATTTCATTTCGTCGACGCGTTGTTGGATGATCAGCTGCCAGGACCAGGCGGCGCTGTTGCCGGTGTGGATGTGTTGTTCGACGGCATCGAGTAGTTCCTCGTCTTTGAGAAGGGCTTGATGGGCGCGGAAGATGGCTGCCTGGTTTTTGCCGCTGCGGGTGTTGACGGATTCGTGAATGTCTTCGAGCTGGGCGTCGGCTTCGTGCAGGGCATTGATGAGGAACTGGATCTCGGCTTTGGGGGTGTCGCCTTTTTGGATGACGCGCAGGGTGGTGGGCTGGAACAGATGGAGGGGGCCGATGGCGAGGCCGGGGGAGGCGGAAACGCCGGTGAAGGATTGAAGTTCGGTGGCGGGCTTCCAGTGGGGGATGGTGAGGGGGGCGAGGTCTTCGGTTTGATGGGGTTCGTCGTCGAGACCGGCGGCAATGGCGCTGCGTAGAGCCTGCAGGGCGGCGTCGGCGTCGCTGCCTTCAGCCTGGATGGTGATGCTGCCGTTGCCGGGAACGCCGAGTTTGAGGAGCGAGGCCATGGCTTTGCCGTTGGCGACTTTGCCATTGTAGACGACGCGCACGGCGCAGTGGTATTGCTGGGCGACTTCGGCAAAAGCGAGGGCGGGGCGGGCGTGGAGTCCGGCACCTTCGAGGAGGTTGAGGGTGATTTCGCGGGCGTTGACAAGGCCCTGGGTGATGGCGCCTTTGGGGGCCTGTCGGGTGAGGGCGGCAACGATGTCTTCGGGGTTGTCGGTGTTGGCGAGCCGGCCGGCGGCAGCGGGGTCGTCGAGGACATCGGTGAGAGCGGCGAGGATGCCGAGGTGTTCGTCGGATTTGGCGGCAATGCCGACGATGAGGTGAACCGTTTCGCCGTTTTGCCAGGAGACGCCGGCGGGAATCTGAATGACGCAGACGCCGGTTTTTTGGATGAGGTCGCGATGCTGGGGCATGCCGTGGGGGATGGCGATGCCGTGGCTGAGGTAGGTGTTGGCCTGTTGCTCGCGGCCGAGCATGCTGTCGATGTAGCCGGGGGCGATGTGGCCGCATTCGACGAGGAGTTGTCCGGCAGCGCGGATGGCGTCTTCTTTGGTTTTCGCGGTGGCGTTGAGCCGGACGTTTTGTGAAGCGAGGGAGATCATGGAAGGAAAGAGGAAGGCGGTTGGGATTAGGCGGCGGTCGCGGGGGCCGTGGTGATCGGGCGTTTGAGGAAATACATGGTGCCGGCGGTGACGACGGTGCCAATGACGATGGCGGCGAGGTAGTTGAGGAGATGGGTGACGGCACCGGGAATGAGGGAGGCGAAGATGCCGCCGTGGGGAACGAGAAGCTGCACACCGCCGACCATGGTGATGGCTCCGGCGACGGCGGAACCGAGGACGAGGGCGGGGATGACGCGCAGGGGATCTTTGGCGGCAAAAGGGATGGCACCTTCGGTGATGAAGGACATGCCGAGCACCAGAGCGGGGGCAGCGGCTCCGCGTTCTTCGGCGTCGAAACGGCTCTTGAACAGGAAGGCGGCGAGGGCGAGTCCGAGGGGTGGGGTCATTCCAGCGGCCATGACGGCGGCCATGGGAGTGTAGACTTTGCTGGCGAGGAGTCCGACGGCAAAAGTGTAGGCGGCTTTGTTGATGGGTCCGCCCATGTCAAACGCCATCATGGAACCGAGGATGATGCCCAGGAGGGCAGCGTTGGTGCCGCGCATGCCGTTGAGCCAGGTGGTCATGGCGTCGAGCACGATCTGCACGGGTGGGGCGACGATGTAGATCATCAACAGGCCGATGATGACGGTGGAGAGGAAGGGGAGGATGAGGACGGGTTTGAGGCCCTCGAGGGTGTTGGGGAGTTTGATTTTCTCGGCGAGAAATTTGGTGAGATAGCCGGCCATGAATCCAGAGATGATGCCGCCGAGGAATCCGGCACCGAGATTTTGAGCGAGGAGTCCACCGACCATGCCGGGGGCAATGCCGGGTCGGTCCGCGATGGAAAAGGCGATGAAGCCGGAGAAAACGGCGACGAAGAGGTGGAAGGCGGTGCCTCCGCCAATTTGACTCAGGGCGGCGGCGAGGGTGCCTTCCTGGTCACCGGCGTAGATGCCTCCGAAAGCAAACGCAAGGGCGATCGCAAGTCCGCCAGCGATGACCAGGGGCAGCATGTAAGAGACGCCGGTCATGAGGTGTTTGTAGGGTCCGGTGCGTTGGGCGGATCGGGAGGCTTTGGCCTGGTCGACGGCGGAGGTGAGGTCGGTGCCGGAAGCTAGGGGCTGGGCGAGCGCGGTTTGGAGGACTTCGCGACCGTTGTGCATGGCGTGTTTGGTGCTTGTCATAAACAGGCGTTTGCCAGCAAAGGGGGCGGTGTCGACCTTAGTTTCGGCGGCGATGACCACGGCGTCGGCGTTGGCGATGTCTTCGGTGGTCAGGGTGTTTTTGGAGCCGACGGAGCCCTGGGTTTCGACCTTGATGTCGTGTCCGAGGGCTTTGGCGGCTTTTTGGAGGGCTTCAGCGGCCATGAAGGTGTGGGCGATGCCGGTGGGGCAGGCGGTGATGGCGACGAAGCGTTTTTTCTCGAAGGCGACGGGTTCGGGGGCGGGGACGGGCACCGCAACAGGGGCGGGAGTCGGAACTAAAGCGATGGCTTTCTCAAGAAGATTGCGGGTGTCGCGGATGGCTTCGCTGATGGGGACTTCGATTTGGGGTTTGCCGGTGAATCGGGCGAGGTCGACTTTGATGTCGGTGGCGAGAATGACGACATCGGCTTCGGCGATTTGCGTTTCGGTGAGGAGGTGATCAGCACCGATGGAACCCTGGGTTTCGACGGCGATGCTGTGACCCATGACTTGGGCGGTTTTCTTGAGGGCTTCAGCCGCCAGGTAGGTGTGGGCGATGCCAGTGGGGCAGGAGGTAAGGGCGACGATTTTCATGGGTAATTTCGTGGATTAATGAAAGTTTGCGAAAATTTACGAAAAATGTCGAGCTTATATTTCGAAAACTTTCAAAAATAATGCGATTAAGCCTTGCGAATACTTTCATTACGGCTTCGTTAACTTATGAAATCTGGGCGACCGAAATCTTCAAAAGCGGGTGAGGGCAATGATTTGGCTCCGATGACGGCGCAGCGGCGTGGTCAGATTGTGGAGCTGGTGCATGGGCGTGGATCGATGCGGGTGGTGGATCTGGCGGCGCGGTTTGGGGTGTCTGAGGTGACGATTCGCAGCGATCTGGATCAGTTGGAAGGCGAGGGGCGACTGATGCGTGATCGTGGCGGTGCGTTGCCATCCGGTCAGACGCGGACGGTAACGACGTTGCCGGGGATGGAACTGCGGGCGGGGTTGAATGTGGATTCAAAAAGGCGCATTGCGGCGGCGGCGGCGAGTCGGGTGGCGTCGGGGAGTTCGTTGTTGCTGGATGCGGGAACGACGGTGGTGGAGATGGTCCGTCATTTGTCCCGGGTGAACGGGCTGACCATCGTGACGAATGCCTTGAATGTGGCCTTGGCGGCGACGGCGTCGACAGATGCGCGGGTGATGATGTTGGGCGGTGTGGTGGGTGGGGATTCGGGCAGCACGCTGGGTTCGATGGCGGAAGGGATGCTGAAGGATTTGTTGGTGGATCAGTTGTTTCTTGGCGCGCAGGCGGCGGATTTGGAGAACGGGCTGACGGATACCAATGTGGAGATTGCGCAAATTAAGAGGGCGATGATGAAGAGTGCGCGGCGGGTGACGTTACTGATGGATTCGAGCAAGTGGGAGACGTCGGGGTTTATCCGTGTGGCACCGATGACGTCGGTGCAGACGGTGATCACGGATGAAGGTTTGGCGACAGAGGCGCGGCAGGCGCTGGAGAATTTGGGGATTGAGGTGGTGGTCGTGTGAGGGGGGGGCGCGTAGACGGCACCTCAACGCGATGCGCGATGCAACTCACTCTGAGCTTCCTCAATCTACTCGGAAAAGAGAGTCAGCCACTTATGCCCAGTCTTGCAGATGATTCCGATCTCATCGCCAAGTTGGCTGAGAGGCAGCAACGAAGCCACGTTCCTTGCAGCTTGATAGACAACTATCAAGAAGGTGAGCGTGACGGTTGCTAAACGCGTCACACCGATTCTATATCATATTAAGAAATTCCACCCAGGATGAAGCTTCTATCTGTGATGTTTTCAGCACGAAGTCTCTGGTAATTGGTTCTTTTCCGGCTGCACCCAGGCCAGTCGGAATTCCGTTGTCGTAGAAGAGCATTCCTGTATCAACCAGCAATACGTCTCCTTTTTCTGTGTCAACGACGAATGCGTCTCCACCAAAAGTGGTTGCGATCGTCCAGAAACCCAATGGGCGAATAAATATCGCGGGCGAATACTTGGTGTTGTGTTCGACAAAACGAGTGCTGCCAAGAAGCTCCAATCCGTCAGAGTCGACGCTACAACTGGGGAGTCCTGTTTTCACATAATCACGGACTAACCCGGGAATATTTTCCTCCAAACCTTTAATCTTTTCCCAC includes:
- a CDS encoding DeoR/GlpR family DNA-binding transcription regulator; this translates as MKSGRPKSSKAGEGNDLAPMTAQRRGQIVELVHGRGSMRVVDLAARFGVSEVTIRSDLDQLEGEGRLMRDRGGALPSGQTRTVTTLPGMELRAGLNVDSKRRIAAAAASRVASGSSLLLDAGTTVVEMVRHLSRVNGLTIVTNALNVALAATASTDARVMMLGGVVGGDSGSTLGSMAEGMLKDLLVDQLFLGAQAADLENGLTDTNVEIAQIKRAMMKSARRVTLLMDSSKWETSGFIRVAPMTSVQTVITDEGLATEARQALENLGIEVVVV
- a CDS encoding PTS fructose-like transporter subunit IIB produces the protein MKIVALTSCPTGIAHTYLAAEALKKTAQVMGHSIAVETQGSIGADHLLTETQIAEADVVILATDIKVDLARFTGKPQIEVPISEAIRDTRNLLEKAIALVPTPAPVAVPVPAPEPVAFEKKRFVAITACPTGIAHTFMAAEALQKAAKALGHDIKVETQGSVGSKNTLTTEDIANADAVVIAAETKVDTAPFAGKRLFMTSTKHAMHNGREVLQTALAQPLASGTDLTSAVDQAKASRSAQRTGPYKHLMTGVSYMLPLVIAGGLAIALAFAFGGIYAGDQEGTLAAALSQIGGGTAFHLFVAVFSGFIAFSIADRPGIAPGMVGGLLAQNLGAGFLGGIISGFMAGYLTKFLAEKIKLPNTLEGLKPVLILPFLSTVIIGLLMIYIVAPPVQIVLDAMTTWLNGMRGTNAALLGIILGSMMAFDMGGPINKAAYTFAVGLLASKVYTPMAAVMAAGMTPPLGLALAAFLFKSRFDAEERGAAAPALVLGMSFITEGAIPFAAKDPLRVIPALVLGSAVAGAITMVGGVQLLVPHGGIFASLIPGAVTHLLNYLAAIVIGTVVTAGTMYFLKRPITTAPATAA
- the ptsP gene encoding phosphoenolpyruvate--protein phosphotransferase → MISLASQNVRLNATAKTKEDAIRAAGQLLVECGHIAPGYIDSMLGREQQANTYLSHGIAIPHGMPQHRDLIQKTGVCVIQIPAGVSWQNGETVHLIVGIAAKSDEHLGILAALTDVLDDPAAAGRLANTDNPEDIVAALTRQAPKGAITQGLVNAREITLNLLEGAGLHARPALAFAEVAQQYHCAVRVVYNGKVANGKAMASLLKLGVPGNGSITIQAEGSDADAALQALRSAIAAGLDDEPHQTEDLAPLTIPHWKPATELQSFTGVSASPGLAIGPLHLFQPTTLRVIQKGDTPKAEIQFLINALHEADAQLEDIHESVNTRSGKNQAAIFRAHQALLKDEELLDAVEQHIHTGNSAAWSWQLIIQQRVDEMKSLADERIAARAVDLHDVGQRVLRALAGATHAELILPDHPVILVADDLTPSDTARLDPTRVLGLCTALGGPTSHTAIIARSLDIPAIVGTGPAILELKNQAVCIIDGSAGQLHLHPTTADLESAEAFRHDLHSQRETENQTRYQPAILTDGHRVEIVANIGKAAEAAAAVEAGAEGIGLLRTEFLFLDRESAPTEDEQYAAYTEMIRALNGLPLIIRTLDIGGDKVLPYHPLAKEDNPFLGVRGIRLCLREPDLFLPQLRAIYRASQNGPVKIMFPMIATLEDWHAACEVAEKVRLEIGADPVDMGIMIEVPSAVLMAAEFAKEVDFFSIGTNDLTQYTLAMDRMHPALAKNVDGLHPAVLRLIDQTVRAATKENKWVGVCGGVAGDPLGALILTGLGVTELSMSLPSIAAVKARLRTTSKAKTQSLAQKALTLSTASEVRALA